Part of the Thermoplasmata archaeon genome, TGGCCTCCCTGGAGGAGGGCGCCGCCCACCACGGTCGTTGCGCTGTTCGGGAGCCGCCAGACGATCGAGTTGATCGCGCTGGCGACCCCGCGGTCCTCCGGGGCGATGATGCTCATCAGGTAGGAGTCCGAGATCGGCGAGGACATCATCATGAGCGCCGCGCGGACGATGTACAGCCCCCCGGCGAGGGCCGCGTTGGGGACGAAGGCTAGGCTGACCATGAAGATCGTCGACAGGCCCTCCGTGAGGGCGATCGCCTTCACGGGGCCGAGGCGTTTCGCGAGCCCCGCGCTCCAGAGCGCTGCGAACCCGACGGTCATGTTGGACACGGCGAGGAGGGGGCCACTGAGCGTGTCGGGCACGGAGAACCTGAGCCAGAGCCACGTGGCGATCAGGGGGATGATGAACCCTGCACCGAGGCCGATGAGTCCGTTGAGCAGGGAGAACCGGACCAGGAGTCCCATCTTGCGGCCGCGCCCGAAGATCCGCGACCTCGGGTAACTGACCTCCTCGAAGTCACGGAGCAGGAACGCGAGGGAGAGCGGTGAGAGGCAGGCGAATCCTGCGAAGAAGATCAGCGCGTCGTGGTGGAGGGTCGCGATGGACGCCCCGGTCCAGTCCGAGAGCACGGGGAACAGGATGAAGATCGAGGCGCCCGCGCCGTTCGCGACGATGTTCACGACGAAGGACAGCGAGAACGCGTGGTCGCGGTTCTCCTGGGTGGTCTGGTCTGCGATCATCGCGTTCCACGTGGTGAGGAACGCACCCTGGGCCACGCCCACGACGATCGCGGCCAGGACGAGGTACAGGACGTCGGTCGTGAACGCGTACACGAGGAGCGCGGGGGGAAGCCCCAGGGTTCCCAACAGGAACACGCGCTTGCGCCCGCGCCGGTCGCTGAGCATCCCCAGGGGGATCGCGCTCAGGACCACGCTCGCCGCGCTCGTCCCCAGGATCAGACCGACATCCCCGCCGCTCACGCCGATCTCGGGGAGGTACGCGGTCACGATCACGTAGTAGAAGCCTTGGCTCACGGTGAGGAAGGACAAGAGGTAGATGAGCCACCTGACCCGCCGCGGGACGTGGGAGAATCGGGAGAGGGTGAGCAGGTGGGCGGGCCGGAGAGGAGGTGCGGCAGGCTGATCGGCCGAGCGCATGACAGCCGCGCGAGCCAGGCGGTCCCTCAAGAAGGCTTTGTCAGGACTTCCACAAAAGGAAATGGGACAGCGCACGAACGCGCCGTCTGGGATGGAAGGGGGTCCAGTTCGAGCGCGCCCCGGTCCTCCACGGAGTTCGTCGCGAGGGCGACTAGGATTTGCCCGCCGCAATCTGCGCCTTGAGTTCCTGGTATGCGCGCTTGGCCTCTTCCACGCTTGTCTCGCCGTCCAGGGTCGTCACGTCGCCCACGGGCTTCTCCGCGACCACGGCGCCGACGACCCGCCGCATGATCTTCCCGCTCCGGGTCTTCGGGACCCTCGCGTTCGGGTGAACCATCGTGTCCGTGGGTAGAACGTCGGCTAACTCGGCCATCACACCCTGCCTCCGCGCGTCACGCGGCTAGCCAGTACGGATATTTAGGGTTCCCCAAATCCGAACAGTGTCGAGGTCGTGGGCAACGTCATGCGGCTCAGCTCGTGGGCCGTACGCTCCGGAAGACGAGGTAGAACCCCGAGATGGACACGATGTAGAAGGCCGCGGCGATGAAGATGGGAAGATCGAGCAGGCCCGCCTCCATGAGCAGGCCGCCGATCACCGTGGTGATGCTGTTGGGGAGGCGCCAGATGATTGAGTTCACTGCGCTCGCGAGACCCCGCTGCTCCGGCGCGATGATCCCCATGAGGAACGAATCTGAGATCGGCGAGGACATGTTCATCAGGGCCGCGCGGACGATGTAGAACCCCGCGGCGACGACCGCGTTCGTGAGGAAAGCCAGGCTCAGCATGAACACCGTGGAGAGGCCCTGCACGAGGACGATCGCGCGGACTGGGCCGTACTTCCGGGCGAGGGGCGTGCTCACGATGGCCGCGAGGCCGATCGTGAGGTTCGCGAGGGCCAGGACGGGCCCGCTCCACGTGTCCAAGACGCCGTACTTCAGGAGGAGCCACGTGGCCACGAGGGGGACGAAGAACCCCGCGCCGAGGCCGATCAACCCGTTCAGCCCCGAGAACTTGAGCAGCGGCTTCCAGTCCATGTGTCGGGGCCGCGCCTCCCGGACTACGACCTTCTCGTGGTAGTCCCGGAGGAGGATGAAGAACGCGACCGGGGCCAGGAACCCGAGGAGGTCCGTGACCACCAGGGCATCGATGTGCATCGACCGGCTGTCCAACCCGGTCCATCCTTGCAGCAGGGGGAACGCGAGCGGGAGCGCGAACCCGATCCCCGACGCGACGTTGTTCAGGATGAAGGAGAGGGAGAACGCGGCGTTCCGTTGCTCCGTCGTGGTCTGGTCCGCGATAATCGCGTTCCACGTGGAGAGGAACGCGCCTTCGCCCACGCCGGCCACGATGGAGGCGAGGACCAGCCACAACGGCTCCCGCGTCAGGGCGAACACGAGAATCGAAGGCGGCAACATGATCGAGCCCACGAGCAGGAGGCCCTTCCGACCCCGCCGGTCCGAATAGAGGCCCAGGGGAATCGCGCTGAGGACCATGGCGGCGCCCTCCGCGCCGAGGACCAGCCCGACCACCCCGGACTCGACTCCAACCTCGGGGAGATAGGCGGTGATGAAGACCATGAGGTACCCGAAGCCCACCGCGCCGAACGCGTTCGCCCCGACGATCCAGCGGACCTGGGAGGGAATCGCGGAGAAGCCGAGGCCCGACGGGGACTTGGAATCCGACGGGGGAGCCTCCATACGAATCCGTTTTCCTCAGGAGAGTGCCGGCCATCCTGCCAACGGACTTCTACTTTCCGGTGGATGGAGCCAACGCAGGGTTGCAGGCATCGCACAGACCCCATCCGAAGACCGCAACGCCACAAGTTCTCCGGTATCTGCACGGCCGGGTGCGAGTCTTTCCACAACATGAAGAGTACGTTCGATAGGACTATCCCCGCTCGGATGCTCCCAACGCCGACGCGGGGACGTTCCCTTGGACGACTACGTCGCACGCTTGAAGAAGGCGGTCATCGAATACGACATGGAGCGCATCGGCACGCTGACCCAGGAAGCCCTGGACCGCGGGATGGACCCGCTGCACGGCATCGAGAAGGGGCTCGCCGCGGGGATCCGCGAGGTGGGCGTGAAGTTCGGGGCCGGGGAGCTCTTCCTCCCCGAGCTCGTGATGGCCGCGGAGACCATGCGCGCGGGGGTTGCGGTCCTCGAGCCGCATGTGCCGAAGGGCGCAGGCGCGCGGGATACGCACAAGGTCGTCCTGGCCACGGTCCAAGATGACATTCACGAGATCGGCAAGAACTTGGTCGCCACGATGCTCACGGCGAACGGGTTCGACGTCGTGGACATGGGGGTGAACCAGCCCGCCGAGACGATCCTGGCCAAGGCGAATGAGATCGACGCGGAGATCGTCGGCGTCTCCGCCCTCATGACGACCTCCATGCCGCGGATGAAGGAGCTCCTGAAGGCGGCCCAGACGAAGGGCGTACGATCCCGGAAGAAGTACGTCGTGGGCGGCGCGCCTGTCACGGAACAGTACGCGAGGGAGATTGGCTCGGACGGCACCGCAGGCGACGCGAGCGGAGCCGTGCGGCTCGCGCAGAAGCTCGTGGGGGCGAAGGCGTGAGCGGCCTCGCCATCCGGCGCCCGTATCCCGTCCTCTCCCACGAGGACGCCGCCCGAATCCGGTCCGCCGCCATCGAGGGCCTCGAGCGCATCGGCGTCAAGGTCGGCACCGCCCGAGGCCGGAAGCTTCTCCGGAAGGCGGGAGCAAGCGTGGACGAGCGAACGGAGACTGCGAAGATCCCACGATCGCTCACGGAGGAGATCCTCGGGAGGCCGCCCGTGCGGGTCACGCTGCACGCGCGGGATCCCCAACGGACCGCGGAGCTCGACTTCGCCCACGTTCACCTGTGCAACAACGGCACGGGGCCCCTCACCCTCGACTTCGAAACGGGGGAACGGCGGCCTTCCACGGCCAAGGATCTCGCGGACAGCGCGAGGGTCTCCAACGCGCTCGAGCACCACCACGTGTTCTGGCCCATGTGCAACTCGAACGACGCCCCGCCCGAGGTCCGGCTCTACGTGGATCTCAAGGTCTCGTTCATGAACACGCCGAAGCACATCCTGTACGCGAGCGGCGCGAACGCGGAGGAGGCGCGGCGGCTCGTCGCGATGGGCGCCGCGGTGGCCGGAGGTCACGAGGAGCTGCGGAAGCGCCCGATCATGTCCTCCGTGCAGACCTCGATCGCGCCCCTCCAGCACGACGGCCCCATGATGGACGGCGCCTTCGCGTTCGGCGCGGCGGGCGTCCCC contains:
- a CDS encoding MFS transporter, coding for MRSADQPAAPPLRPAHLLTLSRFSHVPRRVRWLIYLLSFLTVSQGFYYVIVTAYLPEIGVSGGDVGLILGTSAASVVLSAIPLGMLSDRRGRKRVFLLGTLGLPPALLVYAFTTDVLYLVLAAIVVGVAQGAFLTTWNAMIADQTTQENRDHAFSLSFVVNIVANGAGASIFILFPVLSDWTGASIATLHHDALIFFAGFACLSPLSLAFLLRDFEEVSYPRSRIFGRGRKMGLLVRFSLLNGLIGLGAGFIIPLIATWLWLRFSVPDTLSGPLLAVSNMTVGFAALWSAGLAKRLGPVKAIALTEGLSTIFMVSLAFVPNAALAGGLYIVRAALMMMSSPISDSYLMSIIAPEDRGVASAINSIVWRLPNSATTVVGGALLQGGHFELPFLLAASFYLTSIGGFYATFRNVRPSKEDAVPARA
- a CDS encoding MFS transporter, with translation MEAPPSDSKSPSGLGFSAIPSQVRWIVGANAFGAVGFGYLMVFITAYLPEVGVESGVVGLVLGAEGAAMVLSAIPLGLYSDRRGRKGLLLVGSIMLPPSILVFALTREPLWLVLASIVAGVGEGAFLSTWNAIIADQTTTEQRNAAFSLSFILNNVASGIGFALPLAFPLLQGWTGLDSRSMHIDALVVTDLLGFLAPVAFFILLRDYHEKVVVREARPRHMDWKPLLKFSGLNGLIGLGAGFFVPLVATWLLLKYGVLDTWSGPVLALANLTIGLAAIVSTPLARKYGPVRAIVLVQGLSTVFMLSLAFLTNAVVAAGFYIVRAALMNMSSPISDSFLMGIIAPEQRGLASAVNSIIWRLPNSITTVIGGLLMEAGLLDLPIFIAAAFYIVSISGFYLVFRSVRPTS
- a CDS encoding corrinoid protein — protein: MDDYVARLKKAVIEYDMERIGTLTQEALDRGMDPLHGIEKGLAAGIREVGVKFGAGELFLPELVMAAETMRAGVAVLEPHVPKGAGARDTHKVVLATVQDDIHEIGKNLVATMLTANGFDVVDMGVNQPAETILAKANEIDAEIVGVSALMTTSMPRMKELLKAAQTKGVRSRKKYVVGGAPVTEQYAREIGSDGTAGDASGAVRLAQKLVGAKA